The following proteins come from a genomic window of Leptospira dzoumogneensis:
- a CDS encoding response regulator, whose protein sequence is MNSLSKKQKLLLVDDDAIFVEIAKRTIEKTGAVESLKVFPDGEGAISFLREHQSEPDIIPDFIFLDINMPFMDGWQFLDEYANFVNLLSKKPEIYMVSSSVDDSDLRRAKEIPLVKDYIIKPVSLDSFKKILTNQV, encoded by the coding sequence ATGAATTCGCTATCTAAAAAACAGAAACTTTTACTTGTAGATGACGATGCTATCTTCGTTGAGATCGCTAAAAGAACCATCGAAAAGACAGGAGCGGTTGAAAGTTTAAAAGTGTTTCCGGATGGGGAAGGTGCTATCAGCTTTTTGAGAGAACACCAAAGCGAGCCGGATATCATCCCTGATTTTATCTTTTTAGATATTAATATGCCTTTTATGGACGGATGGCAATTTTTAGACGAGTACGCAAACTTCGTGAACTTACTCAGTAAGAAGCCCGAAATTTATATGGTCAGCTCTTCCGTAGACGATTCGGATCTAAGAAGAGCTAAAGAAATCCCATTAGTAAAAGATTATATAATTAAGCCTGTGTCTTTGGATTCGTTCAAAAAAATCCTAACGAATCAAGTTTAA
- a CDS encoding NADP-dependent isocitrate dehydrogenase, with product MSSKKKIAVAKGDGIGPEIMDATLRILEAAGASVEPVFIDIGEQVYKKGHSAGIEPESWDILRDTKVFFKAPITTPQGGGYKSLNVTVRTTLGLFANVRPCISLYPYVDTKHPKLDVVIVRENEEDLYTGIEHKQTSDTVQCLKLISRPGSEKIIRYAFEYAKAYGRKKVTAMVKDNIMKQSDGLFHDVFKEIAKEYPDLEAASEIIDIGAAHLAERPQAYDVVVTLNLYGDIISDIVAQVAGSVGMAGSANIGEVVSMFEAIHGSAPDIAGKNIANPSGLINAAVMMLVHLGQPDIAAKIQNAWLLTIEEGIHTGDIYKAGVSRIKVGTKEFGEAVIGNLGHLPEKFKPISFGKAKAIHIPEYKRKALQKELVGVDVFLDWEPGTSEDLAKKLSAVSGDLKLRMITNRGVKVYPNGAPETFLTDHWRCRFVSPETPDNESGDGFIKIQPEQIAKLLLRISEAGLDSIQTDNLYKFQGKRAFSLGGGE from the coding sequence ATGAGCTCGAAGAAAAAAATCGCTGTTGCTAAGGGAGATGGGATCGGTCCTGAGATCATGGACGCCACTCTTAGGATCTTAGAAGCGGCAGGTGCGAGCGTCGAACCGGTCTTTATAGATATCGGAGAGCAGGTCTACAAAAAAGGCCATAGCGCAGGAATAGAACCTGAATCTTGGGACATTCTCCGCGATACAAAAGTATTTTTTAAAGCTCCGATCACTACTCCTCAGGGAGGCGGTTACAAAAGTTTGAATGTAACCGTTAGGACCACCTTAGGGCTTTTTGCGAACGTTAGACCTTGTATTTCACTTTATCCTTATGTAGATACAAAACATCCCAAGTTAGATGTGGTTATCGTAAGAGAGAATGAAGAAGATCTTTATACCGGAATAGAACACAAACAAACTTCGGACACCGTCCAATGTTTAAAATTAATTTCAAGACCGGGTTCCGAAAAGATCATCCGTTATGCCTTCGAATATGCGAAAGCCTATGGCAGAAAAAAAGTAACCGCGATGGTAAAAGACAATATCATGAAACAATCCGACGGTTTGTTCCATGATGTGTTCAAAGAAATTGCAAAAGAATATCCTGATCTAGAAGCGGCAAGCGAGATCATCGATATAGGTGCGGCTCACTTAGCGGAAAGACCTCAGGCTTACGATGTGGTTGTCACTTTAAACTTATATGGAGATATTATTTCGGATATAGTCGCTCAAGTTGCAGGTTCAGTCGGTATGGCAGGATCCGCAAATATAGGAGAAGTTGTCTCCATGTTCGAAGCGATCCACGGTTCCGCTCCCGATATCGCAGGAAAAAATATCGCAAACCCAAGCGGACTGATCAATGCAGCAGTGATGATGCTTGTCCATTTAGGGCAACCTGATATAGCTGCGAAGATCCAAAATGCTTGGTTACTTACTATTGAAGAAGGAATTCATACCGGAGATATTTACAAAGCAGGTGTAAGTCGTATCAAAGTAGGAACAAAAGAATTTGGAGAAGCTGTGATCGGAAATCTTGGCCATCTCCCCGAAAAATTCAAACCTATCTCTTTCGGAAAAGCGAAAGCGATCCATATCCCCGAATACAAAAGGAAAGCCCTACAAAAAGAACTAGTGGGAGTAGACGTATTTTTAGATTGGGAACCTGGAACTTCGGAAGATCTTGCTAAAAAACTAAGTGCAGTCTCCGGAGATCTGAAACTCAGAATGATCACAAATAGAGGGGTCAAAGTTTATCCCAACGGAGCTCCTGAAACTTTTTTAACGGATCATTGGAGATGTAGATTCGTAAGCCCTGAAACTCCTGACAACGAATCGGGAGACGGTTTTATCAAGATACAGCCGGAACAAATCGCAAAATTACTACTTAGAATTTCAGAAGCCGGATTAGATAGTATCCAAACGGATAATTTGTATAAGTTTCAGGGAAAAAGAGCATTCTCCCTGGGCGGTGGAGAGTAA
- a CDS encoding molybdopterin molybdotransferase MoeA, whose amino-acid sequence MISVQEALKLVESSASVSSSENTDLENSLGKVLREKIHADRDYPPFHRATMDGFALKSEGFSEDRVYSYTRELHAGESFQLESGEEAIRIMTGAPVPEGFDLVIKIEDSEDLGISNGKKQVRFRTEKSGSFSNIAIQGEDLKRNQEILKEGTLISASVLSLLSSLGKYSVQTSKLPRVRVISTGNEIVGPGETPKPWQIRDSNSYSIRSLLQKYGIVPISVTRAGDDPTILEKAVQEGLDSDLLILSGGVSMGNLDLVPKILETSGVKEIFHKVRIKPGKPIWFGKKKEQAVFGLPGNPFSVQVCFRIFVEAYLRKFLGHSSEKPICLPFAGERKKKNKLTEFFPVSYETKGQTFLSEKKFNGSGDIRAGIFSDGLGVQFSETENLKEGDLLEFYPWT is encoded by the coding sequence TTGATCTCTGTCCAAGAGGCACTCAAACTCGTAGAATCTTCTGCGAGCGTATCTTCTTCCGAAAATACGGACTTGGAAAATTCTCTTGGTAAGGTGCTGAGAGAAAAGATCCATGCGGATCGGGATTATCCTCCTTTTCATCGTGCAACCATGGATGGATTCGCATTAAAGTCGGAAGGCTTTTCGGAAGATCGAGTCTATTCTTACACAAGAGAACTACACGCTGGTGAATCTTTCCAATTAGAAAGCGGAGAAGAAGCCATCCGAATTATGACGGGCGCCCCCGTTCCGGAAGGTTTCGATCTAGTCATAAAGATAGAAGATTCCGAAGATTTAGGAATTTCTAATGGAAAGAAACAGGTCCGTTTCAGAACGGAAAAATCCGGCTCCTTCTCCAATATAGCGATCCAAGGAGAAGATCTAAAAAGAAATCAAGAAATCTTAAAAGAAGGGACTTTGATCAGTGCATCCGTTCTTTCTTTACTTTCTTCCTTAGGAAAATATTCAGTTCAAACTTCTAAACTTCCGCGTGTAAGAGTGATCTCCACTGGAAACGAGATCGTAGGTCCTGGTGAGACCCCAAAACCTTGGCAGATCAGAGATTCTAATTCTTATTCTATCCGATCTTTATTACAAAAATATGGTATAGTTCCAATATCCGTTACTCGAGCAGGTGACGATCCTACCATTTTAGAAAAAGCGGTTCAGGAAGGTTTAGATTCCGATCTTCTCATTCTCTCAGGTGGTGTTTCTATGGGAAATCTAGACCTGGTTCCTAAAATTCTGGAAACTTCCGGAGTGAAAGAAATTTTTCATAAGGTAAGGATCAAACCTGGAAAACCGATTTGGTTCGGCAAAAAGAAGGAGCAAGCAGTCTTCGGTCTGCCTGGAAATCCTTTCAGCGTTCAAGTTTGTTTTCGGATCTTTGTAGAAGCATATCTGCGAAAATTTTTGGGTCATTCTTCAGAGAAACCTATCTGTTTGCCTTTTGCGGGAGAAAGAAAAAAGAAAAACAAACTGACCGAGTTCTTCCCGGTTTCTTATGAGACCAAAGGCCAAACCTTTTTATCTGAAAAGAAGTTTAACGGAAGCGGAGATATTCGAGCAGGAATATTTTCAGACGGACTAGGAGTCCAATTTTCAGAAACGGAAAATCTGAAAGAAGGAGATCTGCTGGAATTCTATCCCTGGACCTAA